CAGTAGCTACAGCAGAAAGAAGCTGTTGGCAATTCATTTCTGCATTGGTTGATGCTCCTTATATGCATTCCAGTGCCCCAGCATTGTGCTGCATACAATCGTACTTACATTGCAACAAAATGTTATCATTCAGTCACTTAGGGGTGTGTGTTAAAACTCCTCTTTTATCCAAATAATCACTCATTGTCATGATGTGGGGGCATCTATTCCATTGtctcaaaaacaaaaactctGTTGAGAACAGGATGGTTTGCAGTATCACTGAGAGTTTCCCTAGGCTTACATTGTGGTAGTTACACTGTCATAGCATCTGACTGTccacaaaacaaatttatttatgaTACCCCTgataggaaaagaaaacaaatgaattgAGATAATATAGCAAGCATTTCACAGGCAGGgccataaaaacaaaaatacttgtTAAGCAAACAAGCTCATATTTTGATTTAATGCCAATTAAATACAGAAACAGCTCTGAGGTGTTGattatttgtgttttttattttaaactgagaTCTGCAGCAGCACTGAATCTGTTGTGCTCACCACATATTTAGTAATAAGATGTGCTACTAGTAACCTGGAGCAGTAATTAGCATTGAGACAAATTCCTTGTGCAACAATGTGCATATCTAAAAGGGAGCTGCTTGCATCACTGAGAGGACCTCCCAGAATCTTGATACAATGGAACCAAGCCATTGAACTTTGATATGAAATAAAACTTTACTGTGATTAGGCACAACTGGTAGTGTTTATTTAGGAGAGAGACTCTAGGTTGGAACAGAAGTGGCTGTTGCAAGCCAAAGTTGGAGGGCACCTGCAAACTGTGCATAGGTCCTGGGAAACAAcaaggggtgctgcaggtcaggactgaggtgaaTCAATAGAAATGAGTGGGGGGGAACCAGGTCTGGAACAGCAGAGGGAAGTCAGGATTTTGGTGCATCAGTAGAATAGGAATGGGCAGAGACCGCCATAGTAATAGGCAGGGTTCTCAGTCTGTCACTTGCAGACACACTGAGTCAcctaaaatgtaaaacaaaagtcAAAACTGAAATATGCATCCACTTCTAACTACCATCCCAGCCAAAGAAACAGCACACAGTCCAAAACTGTAACACTTTTCCACTTCATGTAACAATGGGATCAAAACCCTGTTCTTTCAATAAGCTGTCCCTGTGATCAAACTGTCTCATCATTCTTTTTAGAAACATTTAAAGAGCTTCTTTGTGAGAGGAAAAATAGTTCAAACCAAATTTAAGAATTAAAGCGAGAACTAATAAGAGCGTGGCATGCACAGATAGTTTGCAATGGGAATGGGTTAACCATTGCCCGTTTTCATTCAGAGTGACGATCattcttttccccccattttcttttttacacatatggcatggggtggggatgttgttttgtggggagggagggagggaaaaacagggaaaaaaagttttaaaaaaattaaaaggcatTTTTCCAAAATTCTTCCACAGGCCAAGAtgagaattttgaaaaatctgttCCTGAATCTTTGAATTTCTTATAGTTctcttgggatttttttctcttcaaCAGAGTGAATCAAATGCAATTCTGCAAAGGACATATACTTCTCCAAATGGCTACAGCTGGACTGATGACCAAAGACAACTTCACTGTTGATAGGACAAGTTTCCCCTGCGTTGTTTCAATGGAAGGAAATAAGATCTCACACATTATTTTAATCCCATTGTCTTGCCGTGGCACAAATTTTAAGGGGAACAAGGGTACCACAGTTGCGGCATCAGACATCTGTAATTCAGCTTTGTTCTAACATTTGAAATCAGAAGGATTAGCCACCTGCTTCTGAAACTTCTGCAGGGGAGAAGctacaggaaggaaaaaaagacaacATATTACTACAACATTCTTGAACTTAAAATAACAAAGGCAGCTGATGATATCAAAAAGTGGGAAGGTAAAATGATGTGTAAATGCACCACCAGAGCCTATTAGTAGCAGCAGGAATGTTCGTCCTGTAACGGCCTTAAAACAAGGAACGCAAAGCGACTCTAAAAGTGGAGATGAAAATGGCACTCTTATTTATCCACAAAACAGCTATATACTGGGTAGCAACTGTTCAAGCTTCCCTACAAATGAGAATCAACCCTGACCTGGAGACACCTCCTGTAGGGTCGAGAGGGAAGTTCTGTCTctatggcccattcagtccttgttcTGTCTCTGAGGGCTGCCAATGAGGAAGCCAGTCAGTATTAATGGTGACTATGGCAGGAGCAGTTTTTGTAATGTGGATACCATGACCTGTCCATTAGGAACTTACCCGAGACCTAcccactcatttcacacaggtcaTGGAACAGCCATGTAAAAAACACTCTTCAAAACCTGCAGCGGGTCAGAAAGCTGTTGGAAAGCACTTACCTGCACTGTATGTACCCTTTAATCAGAGAACTTTAGTCTTCTAATAGGACAGCTACCTTCTCTTCTGTACTCTTCAGCTTCTCCTTTTCTGTTCTAGAAAAGCCAAAAGCAGCCATCAGACCCCCTGCCCAACTGGCCTGGGTTCTGAGTCATAAGGAGGTAACAAGCAGGGATTCTAGAAATCTGTTTGCCTTGGAAAAACATGaaattgggggggaggagggagagattggggttgttgtttttttaaacaagctttagtttttacattatttgaaaaaaataaaacctattaCCTACATTTTAGTGTTAAGTACCAGTGTCACTTATTCAGTAAGTGACAGTGGGAGCCACGCCGCCCAGGGTGTTTCATTTTAAGCAcagaaaaacatggatttttatattttttttaaataggaaaatttTGGGGGGTTTATCACTGAAAACTAGGCTCCCTGGCCATAAGCCTGTTAAGCGAAAGGTACACAGACAGCTTGTGGGGTCTGCACTAGGGAGGAAAGGAGAATCTATCATTCGGATTTTAATTGGCTGTGACCCCTTCCCCAGAGGTATCCCTGCATAGGTGACCCATCCCCCAGTCCACAGTcagcacagcagcccccttgATGTATCCTTGACCCATTCACACTCTGCTAAACACCAGCTTGTGTTTGACTGGAAAAGAAAATACCAGTCATATCACTACATGACCCACCCAAAGGTCCAGAGGGATGGAGTGAATAGCGGGGATGGAATCAACACCACCTGGAGATCCAGAACAGCACTAATCTCTACTGGTGCCCCAAATTTGTTCCCAACACATCTCCCCAGGTGCACCGGCTGGCGAGCCAGCCGGGAAACACATGGGGTACAGTAACTCTATACACTAGAAGACATGGTATCCTGTAGGTTCCTTTATTTGCATGGCAAATTCATTAAATTAGTTGGTTACATGTGTTTAGGCTACAGCATAGCTGTATGTTCCTGCAAATTACACAGTAGCTCAATCACAGCTGGTTAGACATGGTCccaattgttaggatatagatattcaggcctgtctgcaaaggcctagaCTATAAGCATTTAGGTgcattcttatcacttggctagttctagaggtataaaagaaacaatcaaaatcactgtccgccagtgtaagggccttctcttactgtgacagtctgaggccctgttcttaggctaaggcctttggctaagcagcggaggcagccataagctgggaagcgaacagtcacatcctcacattccaaactagtcacattgaaatcaggtgctattgggctgttaggaatacaatcctgtcctgataattcctatcgcctccagagaaagggaagtgcctagaagatgtaaaaggaaacttagtttgatagcatcctgtctggcaagaactcacttatcaatagctgggatgtgaaatcctcacttctgtattgttttgtcgttatagttcccactttgctattgtttatttgcatggtctctgtctggttctgtgattgtttctgtctgctgtatgattaattttgctgggtgtaaactaattagggtggtgggatataattggttacataatcatgttacaatatgttaggattggttagttaaatttcaggataatgattggttaaggtatagctaaactgaactcaagttttactatatagtctgcagtcaatcaggaagtaaggggggaaaaatgggaacagggaatgggggtggggaattggaatcatgttttgctaagggggggaatgggaacagggacacaggtaaggctctgtggtgtcagagctgggaagtgggacactaaaggaaggaaactggaatcatgcttgctggaagttcaacccaataaacattgaattgtttgcacctttggacttcaagtattgttgctctctgttcatacgagaaggaccagggaagtaagtgggtgaaggaataagccccctaacaccaatCACTGCCCCACTTTCACCATCTAAACCTTTCGGACAATGGCTCCATTGTGATCAAGTCTTTTAATGCCACAGCCCATAACATTGCCTGTTCTGCATTCAGCCTTCACTCTGATGCCCTTGCAAACTGCTCACTAAACCCCAACACATCACTGAGCTGCAATGCCTTTAActacagaaacaacaaggagtccttgtggcaccttagagactaacaaatttatttgggcataaactttcgtgggataaaacccacttcaccagaTGTGTGAAGggaaaaatacagtaagtagaatatatattatagcacatgaaaaggactcctcgttgtttttgctgatacagactaacacggctaccactctgaaatctttaACTACAGCGTATCTTGATAGCCATGAGACAAGCAAATGCTGTGGCCACCAGCTCCTTTTTACAGCGTTCTGATACTGACTCTTCCCACCAACCTGTAGATGTTCTGTTTTAAGTTGTTGTAAAGCTTTCCTGCTCCCTTCTAGCAAAGAAGCTAGTTACATCATTCAGAGCTGTAGTTACACTTGATCAGAAAGTAATGAGTATTTGATGTACCCCTTAGTTTAGCAAACAAGGGGTTTAAAAAAGCTAGTGTTTCTCCTAATCACACAGGACATATCTTCTGTATCAGCCACTACTCCATGGTGCTGTGTTTATCCTTAGAACAGGCAGAGCAAGCTTCCCCCACACAGACACCTCCACAGTTGGCTTCTACCCTGACTTGATGGACCCCCTCCAGGGGTCAGAGGAGGAGCTCATTCACGCTGTGAGCTCCCTGGTGTAACTACCAACAAAAGGGCCAATTACTGCCAGTTGATGGTAGGTTTTGCACTATCAACTCTTGGCTGCcgtgtgctaggcactggctAAACCCCGATGGAGACATTTTGAGGTTTCCCAGAAGCCTCTGTCCTTACGGTTCTGTCTCCGCCATCTCAATGCTCGTCTCTTGCCGTCTGTTCCGATAGTGTCGCCAGACAACTACCACTATCACCACAATGATCATCGCAGCACAGGCAGACCCTATGACCAGAGACAGGATGTGGATTTCCGAGAAATGCACTGCACAGAAGAGAAACAGGTGAATAAGAGAGGGCGGCTTGGTTGGGAGGGGACTTAGCGGAAGACTGGGAGTCCAGAACTCCCGGGTTCAGTCCTTCCTCACCCACATCCCTTATTGCATTCATTTATTTTCCTGATACCTCCCCTTGGTAATCCCTTTCCCTTCATGCATTCCCCTACACATGGTAGGAGATCATCCACTTGTGCCAGTTCCCTGTACCAGCTAACTTCATATTGACCAAGACAGTGCCACGAGCCACATACCTCGCTGCACAACACGGAGTTGGATTTCGCCAATTGTGCCATCAACATCTGGTGGGTTCTTCACCTGGCAAGTGAACGTCCCATTGTCGGTGGGATTCAAGTTCCAGACAACGATGGAAGCATCGTTCCGGTCAATGTTCCCATCCCAAGTAGCTCGCTCTTTAAACCGCCCACTGGTTGGGGGATAGGGCTTCTCATAGTAGTAGAGCATCTAGATGGTCAGAGAGGAAGCTTCATCACTACTGTGCAGTGTG
The nucleotide sequence above comes from Lepidochelys kempii isolate rLepKem1 chromosome 22, rLepKem1.hap2, whole genome shotgun sequence. Encoded proteins:
- the MPZL2 gene encoding myelin protein zero-like protein 2 isoform X1, with amino-acid sequence MDLPPAVHGPSWMGAVLVLGGQLLALWPVAAVEVHTSREVEALNGTSVRLKCTFSSSSPVGQRLTVTWNFRPQGINSAESMLYYYEKPYPPTSGRFKERATWDGNIDRNDASIVVWNLNPTDNGTFTCQVKNPPDVDGTIGEIQLRVVQRVHFSEIHILSLVIGSACAAMIIVVIVVVVWRHYRNRRQETSIEMAETEPTEKEKLKSTEEKVAVLLED
- the MPZL2 gene encoding myelin protein zero-like protein 2 isoform X2 is translated as MAILMFLALWPVAAVEVHTSREVEALNGTSVRLKCTFSSSSPVGQRLTVTWNFRPQGINSAESMLYYYEKPYPPTSGRFKERATWDGNIDRNDASIVVWNLNPTDNGTFTCQVKNPPDVDGTIGEIQLRVVQRVHFSEIHILSLVIGSACAAMIIVVIVVVVWRHYRNRRQETSIEMAETEPTEKEKLKSTEEKVAVLLED